A region of Jonquetella anthropi DSM 22815 DNA encodes the following proteins:
- a CDS encoding transketolase family protein yields MDVLVRQGLAQTLVQLANRTPDMRILCSSGLDRELTAELERNLPAHTEKAIPSSEALAAQAAGLVRAGKQVWCLGPSVELVAEAYSALRVLSAFNGLSVRLVSTVAGLSGSSEGAVSQMLEDIPLMRSLPGMTVLMPSDGPSARFLLAHASGDAGASYIRLPSAFPAQDLSRPLPLDEENWRGMALTDGSDVTICACGMMIREALKAAQVLARQGIGASVVDVFSPTHLPEDAILSSARKTGCVVTVEEGRQAGGMGEAVAQLLCSAYPVPAKNLSIRDRAGQSGLCDELLEYYGLSSRDIVTAAVQVWAMRRR; encoded by the coding sequence ATGGACGTTTTAGTTCGGCAGGGACTCGCTCAGACGCTGGTTCAGCTGGCCAATCGGACGCCGGACATGAGGATCCTCTGTTCCAGCGGCCTCGATCGGGAACTGACGGCCGAGCTGGAGCGGAACCTTCCTGCTCATACTGAGAAAGCGATTCCGTCCTCTGAGGCTCTGGCCGCGCAGGCAGCTGGGCTTGTCCGGGCGGGGAAGCAGGTATGGTGCCTCGGCCCGTCGGTGGAGCTCGTCGCTGAAGCGTACAGCGCCCTTCGGGTTCTTTCCGCGTTTAACGGGCTGTCGGTCCGGCTTGTCTCAACTGTCGCCGGCCTTTCTGGCTCGTCAGAAGGAGCGGTGTCTCAAATGCTTGAGGATATTCCGCTCATGCGCTCTCTTCCCGGCATGACCGTTCTGATGCCGTCGGACGGCCCCTCGGCCCGCTTCCTGCTGGCTCATGCGTCCGGCGACGCTGGCGCCTCATATATTCGCCTGCCGTCGGCATTCCCGGCCCAGGACCTTTCCCGTCCCTTGCCGTTGGACGAGGAAAACTGGCGCGGGATGGCCCTGACCGACGGGAGCGATGTGACGATTTGCGCTTGTGGTATGATGATCCGGGAAGCGCTGAAGGCTGCCCAAGTTTTGGCGCGGCAGGGAATCGGCGCCAGCGTGGTGGACGTTTTCTCGCCGACGCACCTGCCGGAAGACGCGATCCTTTCGTCAGCCCGAAAGACCGGCTGCGTCGTTACGGTGGAAGAAGGCCGGCAGGCCGGCGGCATGGGAGAGGCGGTTGCTCAGCTGCTTTGCAGCGCCTACCCGGTTCCTGCCAAGAACCTGTCGATTCGCGATCGGGCTGGACAATCCGGCCTGTGCGATGAGCTGTTGGAGTACTATGGCCTATCGAGCCGGGATATCGTCACAGCGGCTGTTCAAGTATGGGCCATGAGGAGGCGGTAG
- a CDS encoding murein hydrolase activator EnvC family protein, with amino-acid sequence MRRCLLFAAAALILSGSAWAEPDLDSQIKAQQDELDRVSRMTQFHQTEIQTVRQQQKTYSGQLEQLDQKMAVSRQKINLLSLQIRKNDEETKRLSQEIVQRTGRIEELQKLLNERLVAIYKYGTVADYNLLLSASSAVELGSITYMLGRIAQSDQAMITELASERKKLSEDKTALETNRAQLEGRRKALATEESQARKDAQAKQSVMAQLEQNEKAHQAALEELKNNQLALQRTIDRLLAQKAEEARRRQTEGRPAMPTVVHKGKLAWPLDSHRISSPFGPRIHPKFKTRSMHTGIDLPAPKGTPVKAAGDGVVLYAGWIRGYGQIVILDHGNQMSTVYAHLSAITVQEGAKVSAGNTVGRVGSSGVATATHLHFEVRIGGTAKNPVDYLPK; translated from the coding sequence ATGCGGCGCTGCCTGCTTTTTGCCGCTGCGGCGCTCATCCTTTCCGGGAGCGCGTGGGCGGAGCCCGACTTGGACAGTCAGATCAAAGCTCAGCAGGATGAATTGGATCGGGTAAGCCGAATGACCCAGTTCCACCAGACCGAAATTCAAACGGTCAGACAGCAACAAAAAACGTATTCTGGCCAGCTCGAACAGCTGGATCAGAAAATGGCCGTCTCCCGGCAGAAAATCAACCTTCTTTCACTGCAGATTCGCAAAAACGACGAGGAGACCAAACGGCTTTCCCAAGAAATCGTGCAACGCACCGGGCGGATCGAAGAGCTTCAGAAGCTGCTCAACGAAAGGCTCGTGGCAATCTACAAGTACGGGACAGTGGCGGACTACAACCTGCTGCTTTCTGCCAGCAGCGCTGTTGAGCTCGGCTCGATAACCTACATGCTGGGACGGATCGCCCAGAGCGACCAAGCGATGATCACCGAACTGGCGTCGGAAAGAAAAAAGCTCTCCGAAGACAAAACGGCGCTGGAAACGAACCGCGCGCAGCTGGAAGGACGGAGAAAGGCCTTGGCGACTGAAGAAAGCCAGGCGAGGAAAGACGCCCAGGCAAAACAGTCCGTCATGGCGCAGCTGGAGCAGAACGAGAAAGCCCATCAGGCCGCGTTGGAAGAGCTCAAGAATAACCAGCTGGCCCTGCAGAGGACTATCGACCGGCTTTTGGCACAAAAGGCTGAAGAGGCCCGACGGCGTCAAACCGAAGGCAGGCCTGCCATGCCGACGGTCGTTCACAAAGGGAAGCTGGCTTGGCCGTTAGACTCGCACAGGATCAGCAGCCCATTTGGCCCGCGCATTCATCCCAAGTTCAAAACCCGGAGCATGCACACCGGCATCGACCTGCCGGCGCCCAAAGGCACCCCGGTTAAGGCCGCCGGCGACGGAGTTGTGCTCTATGCCGGCTGGATCAGAGGCTACGGCCAAATCGTTATTCTTGACCACGGCAATCAAATGTCGACGGTGTACGCCCACCTGAGCGCCATCACAGTGCAGGAAGGCGCAAAAGTGAGCGCCGGCAACACGGTCGGCCGGGTCGGAAGCTCCGGCGTGGCCACGGCGACGCACCTTCACTTTGAAGTTCGGATCGGCGGAACGGCGAAAAATCCAGTAGACTATTTGCCTAAATAG
- a CDS encoding cell division protein FtsX gives MGTFRYVVRDAFRITGRHWGVSLLTLLTATALFLLVGCSAVFSLSVRSLARRVESDLVVQAFCASEADAAAVSERMSSVPAVVSRQVVSPDEGLARLKEKLGAQSQAIAMAGANPLPWAVELRVARAGLVPDVVRSLSQMSEVTDFIYAGGLADRLSRLSYMTTRVGVAIVALASLICALVFYNTVRIAIDSRRREIAAMLLVGATRTYAVAPFVIQGMMLGVGGSLLASGALFAGYGSAVADINEVLPFLGLVPDYSGLRSVVLLLVSGGLALGWLCSLLVADRFVRRAAKPL, from the coding sequence ATGGGAACTTTTAGATACGTCGTCCGCGACGCCTTCCGAATTACCGGCCGCCATTGGGGCGTGAGTCTGCTCACGTTGCTGACGGCGACGGCTCTCTTCTTGCTGGTCGGCTGCAGCGCTGTGTTCTCTCTTTCAGTGCGGTCTCTGGCGCGCCGAGTGGAGAGCGATCTGGTCGTTCAGGCGTTCTGCGCTTCCGAAGCGGACGCCGCGGCGGTCAGCGAGAGGATGAGTTCAGTGCCAGCCGTCGTCTCCCGGCAGGTCGTGTCGCCTGACGAAGGGCTGGCTCGCCTGAAAGAAAAGCTGGGCGCCCAGTCTCAGGCCATAGCGATGGCCGGGGCGAACCCGCTCCCCTGGGCCGTTGAGCTGCGCGTCGCCCGAGCTGGTCTGGTGCCTGACGTGGTCCGTAGTTTGTCCCAGATGAGCGAAGTAACAGACTTTATCTACGCCGGCGGCCTAGCTGACCGGCTCAGTCGGCTGTCGTACATGACGACTCGGGTTGGCGTCGCGATCGTAGCGTTGGCGTCGCTGATCTGCGCGCTGGTGTTTTACAACACGGTCCGAATAGCTATTGACTCACGGCGGCGGGAAATTGCCGCCATGCTCCTTGTCGGCGCGACTCGAACCTACGCCGTCGCTCCCTTTGTCATTCAAGGCATGATGCTTGGCGTCGGCGGGAGTCTGCTGGCAAGCGGCGCGCTTTTTGCCGGGTACGGTTCGGCTGTGGCGGATATCAATGAAGTCCTTCCGTTTCTCGGGCTCGTTCCCGATTACAGCGGGCTTCGTTCTGTCGTCCTCCTTCTCGTGAGCGGCGGGTTGGCGCTCGGTTGGCTCTGCAGCCTGCTGGTCGCCGACCGGTTCGTCCGCCGGGCGGCGAAGCCGCTGTGA
- a CDS encoding cell division ATP-binding protein FtsE, whose product MQVEAIGLSKVFDPNIRALSELNVQIDEGEFVYLIGETGSGKTTFMRMMTREVLPSSGRICVGGVDLRRIRRSDLPYFRRDVGVVFQDFRLLPQLTAWENVAFALEVCGAPLREIRDRTDEIVDRVGLWNRRDMRPDQLSGGERQRVAIARAIVNSPRLFLADEPTGNLDPHTAQYVMKLMLSIHAAGTTVIVATHDHDMVDTYRHRVIELHQGRLVRDERKGRYSSDGNF is encoded by the coding sequence GTGCAGGTCGAAGCGATTGGGCTCAGCAAGGTATTTGACCCGAATATTCGGGCTCTTTCCGAACTGAACGTTCAAATAGACGAAGGGGAGTTCGTCTACCTCATTGGTGAGACCGGTTCGGGGAAGACGACGTTCATGCGGATGATGACCCGGGAAGTTCTGCCGTCGTCCGGCAGAATCTGCGTCGGCGGCGTGGATCTGCGGCGGATTCGCCGCTCAGATCTGCCGTATTTTCGCCGCGACGTGGGAGTCGTCTTTCAGGACTTCCGGCTTTTGCCCCAGCTGACCGCGTGGGAGAACGTCGCCTTCGCGTTGGAAGTCTGCGGCGCCCCTCTCAGAGAGATCCGGGACAGGACCGATGAGATCGTGGACCGGGTCGGCCTGTGGAACCGGCGGGACATGCGGCCCGACCAGCTTTCCGGCGGCGAGCGTCAGCGCGTAGCCATTGCCCGGGCAATCGTCAACAGTCCCCGGCTGTTTTTAGCTGACGAGCCGACGGGCAACCTTGACCCGCATACCGCCCAATACGTGATGAAGCTCATGCTGTCGATACACGCCGCCGGCACGACCGTGATCGTGGCCACTCACGACCACGACATGGTGGACACGTACCGCCACCGGGTCATTGAGCTTCACCAGGGGCGCTTGGTGCGCGACGAGCGGAAAGGGAGGTACAGCAGCGATGGGAACTTTTAG